In Columba livia isolate bColLiv1 breed racing homer chromosome Z, bColLiv1.pat.W.v2, whole genome shotgun sequence, one DNA window encodes the following:
- the TAL2 gene encoding T-cell acute lymphocytic leukemia protein 2 yields the protein MARKIITNTRERWRQQNVNSAFAKLRKLIPTHPPDKKLSKNETLRLAMRYINFLVKILGEPGLQQTAVAARGSILEFFQQAPHLQSMEELTLIENCGVSSPGMSSNIVECWSETSFP from the coding sequence ATGGCAAGGAAGATCAtcaccaacaccagggagcgATGGAGGCAGCAAAATGTTAACAGTGCCTTCGCCAAGCTGAGGAAACTCATTCCCACCCACCCACCAGACAAAAAACTGAGCAAGAATGAGACACTCCGGTTAGCTATGAGATACATCAACTTCCTTGTCAAGATCCTGGGGGAGCCTGGCCTGCAGCAGACAGCAGTAGCAGCGCGGGGCAGCATCCTGGAGTTCTTCCAGCAAGCCCCACACTTGCAAAGCATGGAGGAGCTGACTCTGATAGAAAACTGTGGAGTCTCATCTCCTGGCATGAGCAGCAACATCGTAGAGTGTTGGTCAGAGACATCATTTCCCTAG